Proteins encoded by one window of Dioscorea cayenensis subsp. rotundata cultivar TDr96_F1 chromosome 6, TDr96_F1_v2_PseudoChromosome.rev07_lg8_w22 25.fasta, whole genome shotgun sequence:
- the LOC120262957 gene encoding psbP domain-containing protein 1, chloroplastic: MATATAQVVASIHLPRSQASNASTCNHSLMISCSNVQRMSSSSIPLNLVSRRNALASVFQSAIYFQLGSQFNTSLAETSNAFREYIDVFDGYLFSYPKNWIQVRGAGADIFFRDPFVLDENLSVELSSPSSSRYKSVEDLGPPQMAAEKVLKQYLTEFMSTRLGVRRESNVLSTSSRVADDGKLYYEVEVNIKSYANNNELAVMPQDRIPRLEWNRRYLSVLGVENSRLYELRLQTPENVFLEEEKDLRQVMNSFRVIKAVS, encoded by the exons ATGGCGACAGCCACTGCCCAAGTGGTCGCCTCAATCCATCTCCCTCGCTCTCAGGCCTCCAATGCATCAACTTGCAACCATTCTTTGATGATCTCATGCTCCAATGTCCAGAGGATGAGCTCCTCTTCCATTCCTCTCAACCTCG TTTCCAGGAGGAATGCTTTGGCCTCAGTGTTCCAGAGTGCTATCTACTTCCAACTTGGATCTCAGTTCAACACCAGCTTAGCTGAGACATCAAATGCTTTCAGAGAGTATATCGATGTGTTTGATGGCTACTTATTTTCATATCCGAAGAACTGGATCCAAGTTCGCGGAGCAGGTGCTGATATTTTCTTCAGAGACCCTTTTGTTCTGGATGAGAACCTGTCTGTGGAGTTGTCTTCTCCTTCATCCTCTCGTTACAAAAGTGTTGAAGATTTAGGACCTCCTCAAATGGCTGCAGAGAAAGTTCTGAAACAATATCTGACTGAATTCATGTCTACTCGGCTCGGAGTAAGAAGAGAATCCAATGTCTTATCTACTTCATCAAGGGTTGCTGATGATGGAAAGCTCTATTATGAAGTTGAG GTAAATATCAAGTCGTATGCGAATAACAATGAGTTGGCTGTGATGCCACAAGATAGAATACCTCGTCTTGAATGGAATCGGCGCTACCTTTCGGTTCTTGGTGTTGAAAACAGCAGATTGTATGAGTTGAGGTTGCAGACACCCGAAAATGTGTTCTTGGAAGAGGAAAAGGATTTGAGACAAGTTATGAATTCTTTCAGAGTTATCAAAGCTGTGAGTTGA
- the LOC120263865 gene encoding LOW QUALITY PROTEIN: gibberellin 2-beta-dioxygenase 6-like (The sequence of the model RefSeq protein was modified relative to this genomic sequence to represent the inferred CDS: deleted 1 base in 1 codon): MVVASLELEGRGVDDQISKSSSIPVIDLLSSSWKLGRREQLVSKEIVKASEKYGIFKVVNHGVGMDVVERMEEKGMEFFSLPENEKHKAGPPNPVGYGVRSIGFNGDMGDLEYLLLHTNPSSLAHKARTICKSNPNSFSYVVNEYVEEVRDLACQILDMLALGLGLENYQELSRLLRDSENDSLLRLNYYPTSYNARVRVGFGEHSDPQLLTVLRSNNVSGLQIVTDSFNGETWVSIPPDPTAFYIIIGDVLQAITNGRLKSVRHRVITNPQSSRLSMMYFGAPPLHAVIRPLPEMVSPECPRKYRAFTWGEFKKAMYSLRLGYNRLDLYRLDHNAQ; this comes from the exons ATGGTGGTGGCAAGCTTAGAGTTAGAAGGAAGAGGAGTAGATGATCAGATAAGTAAAAGTAGTAGTATACCAGTAATAGacttattatcatcatcatggaAATTAGGAAGAAGAGAGCAATTAGTGAGTAAAGAAATAGTGAAGGCAAGTGAGAAGTATGGAATATTCAAAGTGGTGAATCATGGAGTGGGAATGGATGTGGTTGAGAGAATGGAGGAGAAAGGGATGGAGTTCTTTAGTTTGCCAGAGAATGAGAAGCATAAAGCTGGACCTCCAAATCCAGTTGGATATGGAGTTAGGAGTATTGGCTTTAATGGTGATATGGGTGATTTGGAGTACCTTCTTCTCCATACTAATCCTTCTTCTCTTGCTCACAAAGCCAGAACCATTTGCAAGTCCAATCCAAATTCCTTcag CTATGTGGTGAATGAGTATGTGGAGGAGGTGAGAGACCTGGCTTGCCAAATCCTTGATATGCTGgctctagggttagggtta gaaaATTACCAAGAATTAAGCAGGTTGTTGAGAGACTCTGAGAATGACTCTTTGTTAAGGCTTAACTACTATCCTACTTCCTACAAT GCTCGAGTCCGGGTCGGATTTGGTGAACACTCGGATCCTCAGCTGCTCACTGTTCTTCGGTCAAATAATGTTTCTGGCTTACAAATTGTTACCGACTCTTTCAATGGTGAGACTTGGGTCTCTATCCCTCCTGATCCTACCGCATTTTATATCATCATCGGTGATGTCCTTCAg GCGATAACAAATGGAAGGTTGAAAAGTGTGAGACATAGAGTGATAACAAACCCTCAAAGTTCAAGACTCTCGATGATGTATTTTGGAGCACCGCCTCTACATGCAGTTATCCGGCCATTGCCAGAGATGGTCTCGCCGGAATGTCCCCGGAAATACAGAGCATTCACTTGGGGCGAGTTCAAGAAGGCAATGTACTCGTTAAGACTTGGTTACAACCGGCTTGATCTTTATAGAttggatcataatgcacaatGA